A genomic window from Candidatus Kouleothrix ribensis includes:
- a CDS encoding DUF4013 domain-containing protein, producing the protein MNLRTALANIHRDTQWWRKILIGGALMLTIVGYPWGAGLVMESLDLTRKGFPTPLPPWRAWGDRYVIGLLAVLIDILFFVMPIFAITLLFLCLGVLLLTSSGPLTSQLAPALLGLLALYELLVFATSIAPIGRLLYAESGRVEQSLGLGVLRVALAPRARPVYARARLMSLPAYLPALALAIISWLLPWPLKLAALWLTLSALLYAHLVTVQLYAAAESDVLFG; encoded by the coding sequence ATGAACCTACGAACCGCGCTTGCCAACATCCATCGCGATACACAATGGTGGCGCAAGATCCTGATCGGCGGCGCGCTGATGCTCACGATCGTCGGGTACCCTTGGGGCGCCGGCCTGGTGATGGAGAGCCTTGACCTCACGCGTAAAGGCTTTCCGACCCCGCTGCCGCCCTGGCGCGCGTGGGGTGATCGCTATGTGATCGGGCTATTGGCCGTGCTGATCGATATCCTGTTCTTCGTGATGCCGATCTTCGCGATCACGCTGTTGTTTCTCTGCCTCGGCGTGCTGCTGCTCACATCTAGCGGCCCGCTCACCTCCCAGCTCGCACCGGCGCTGCTGGGGCTACTGGCACTCTACGAGCTGCTGGTCTTCGCCACCAGCATCGCGCCGATCGGCCGGCTGCTATACGCCGAGTCTGGCCGGGTCGAGCAATCGCTCGGCCTGGGGGTGCTGCGCGTCGCGCTGGCCCCGCGCGCCAGGCCCGTGTATGCCCGCGCGCGCCTGATGTCGCTACCGGCCTACCTGCCCGCGCTCGCGCTGGCTATCATCAGCTGGCTGCTACCCTGGCCGCTCAAGCTCGCTGCGCTCTGGCTGACACTCAGCGCGCTCTTGTATGCCCACCTGGTTACCGTCCAGCTCTACGCGGCCGCCGAAAGCGATGTGTTGTTCGGCTGA
- a CDS encoding CinA family nicotinamide mononucleotide deamidase-related protein, with amino-acid sequence MNAELIAIGSELLLGETIDTNSAYLARQLAGIGVGLFRKTVVGDNQNRIAEIIVGALERADLVICTGGLGPTVDDMTRDAVAQALGRPLVFHQHLLDQIEARFRSFGRTMSPSNRRQAYVPAGARIVENPRGTAPSFIVDDTRATLMVLPGVPSEMRFLWESAMLPYLRDERGQSGIILVRTLHAAGTSESLLGELVADLMAQDNPTLGISAKRAQYELRIGARANSRAEAEALADATEAIIRARAGQYLVGAEPLVQLVTRELHERGLALALYEGNTRAPVYHALTATEPGRTSLHGAIIHPLDRPADDAAVASLARTGALAARDRWRTALALGVQPASAPGPDGFTLVALALAHDGGVIEAGRRYDLNLADGWEFIGTLALDLLRQYMLAG; translated from the coding sequence ATGAATGCAGAGCTGATCGCGATTGGCTCCGAGCTGCTGCTCGGCGAGACGATCGACACCAACAGCGCCTACCTCGCTCGCCAGCTCGCCGGCATTGGCGTAGGCCTGTTCCGCAAGACGGTGGTGGGCGATAATCAGAACCGTATCGCCGAGATTATCGTCGGCGCACTCGAGCGCGCCGATCTGGTGATCTGCACCGGCGGCCTCGGCCCAACCGTCGACGATATGACCCGCGACGCGGTGGCGCAGGCGCTCGGCCGGCCGCTGGTGTTCCATCAGCACCTGCTCGATCAGATCGAGGCACGCTTTCGCTCGTTCGGCCGCACTATGAGCCCGAGCAACCGCCGCCAGGCCTACGTGCCTGCCGGCGCACGCATCGTCGAAAACCCGCGCGGCACCGCGCCCTCGTTCATTGTCGACGACACACGCGCCACGCTGATGGTGCTGCCTGGCGTGCCCTCCGAGATGCGCTTCCTGTGGGAGAGCGCAATGCTGCCATATCTGCGCGACGAGCGCGGGCAGTCGGGGATCATCCTGGTGCGCACCCTGCACGCTGCCGGCACCTCCGAGAGCCTGCTTGGCGAGCTGGTGGCCGACCTCATGGCCCAGGATAACCCGACGCTCGGCATCTCGGCCAAGCGTGCCCAGTACGAGCTGCGCATCGGCGCCCGCGCCAACAGCCGCGCCGAGGCCGAGGCGCTGGCCGATGCCACTGAGGCGATCATCCGTGCCCGCGCCGGCCAGTACCTGGTCGGCGCCGAGCCGCTCGTGCAGCTGGTGACGCGCGAGCTGCACGAGCGCGGGCTGGCGCTGGCGCTGTACGAAGGCAACACGCGCGCGCCGGTGTACCACGCGCTCACGGCTACCGAGCCTGGGCGCACTAGCCTGCACGGCGCGATCATCCACCCGCTCGACCGCCCGGCCGACGATGCGGCGGTGGCCAGCCTGGCCCGCACTGGCGCGCTGGCTGCGCGCGACCGCTGGCGCACGGCGCTGGCGCTGGGGGTACAGCCGGCCTCGGCCCCTGGCCCCGATGGCTTTACACTGGTGGCGCTGGCACTGGCCCACGACGGCGGTGTGATCGAGGCCGGCCGCCGTTATGATCTGAATCTCGCCGATGGCTGGGAGTTCATCGGCACACTGGCGCTTGATCTGCTGCGGCAGTATATGCTGGCCGGTTAG
- a CDS encoding threonine--tRNA ligase — translation MPVSPDKDPYYRLRHSAAHVMAEAVLGLFPDGKIAIGPPIEDGFYYDFDLPRPLTPDDLAAIEAGMRAIIAGDFPFNYREVSADAARELFKHQPYKLELIDGLAHGLDEYGETHHGDTVISTYRHDTFEDLCRGPHLPSTGAITPDAFKLLSVAGAYWRGDANKPMLQRIYGTAWASKAELEAYLFRLEEAKRRDHRKLGRELGLFYFSEDVGPGLPLFTPKGEMLRHTMESYVRETQTRYGYQHIWTGHMVKESLYHKSGHFENYSDVMFPPMQDEGVVYRLKPMNCPSHMTLFKEMGLHSYRELPLRFAEFATLYRYEPTGTLSGLTRVRSLTQDDCHIFCTPDQIQAEFSRCLDLIREVLAAYQMNDYRVQLSLPAAEGKFVRDDEKWSMAISALKQALDSNGVAYEAVEGEAAFYGPKADFMAKDALGREWQLSTIQIDFIQPARLGIEYIGEDSQPHTPVLIHRAVTGSTERFMGVIIEHFAGAFPAWLAPVQAQIIPISDEKHGAYGRELKQRLEAAGLRVELDESKDRMQAKIRRAQLLKVPYMLVVGGKEQEAGAVAVRLRSGEDLGAMPLDTFIERARADIAAKI, via the coding sequence ATGCCAGTATCACCCGACAAAGACCCATACTACCGGCTGCGTCACTCAGCCGCACATGTGATGGCCGAGGCCGTGCTGGGGCTGTTCCCCGACGGCAAGATCGCGATCGGGCCACCGATCGAGGATGGCTTCTACTACGACTTCGACCTGCCGCGCCCGCTTACGCCCGACGACCTGGCGGCGATCGAGGCCGGCATGCGCGCAATTATCGCCGGCGACTTCCCGTTCAACTACCGCGAGGTCAGCGCCGACGCGGCCCGCGAGCTGTTCAAGCATCAGCCGTACAAACTCGAGCTGATCGACGGCCTGGCGCACGGGCTGGACGAGTATGGCGAGACGCACCACGGCGACACAGTGATCTCGACGTACCGGCACGATACATTCGAGGATCTGTGCCGCGGCCCGCACCTGCCCAGCACCGGTGCGATTACGCCCGACGCCTTCAAGCTGCTGAGCGTGGCCGGCGCCTACTGGCGCGGCGACGCCAACAAGCCCATGCTCCAGCGGATCTATGGCACGGCCTGGGCCAGCAAAGCCGAGCTAGAGGCTTACCTGTTCCGGCTCGAAGAGGCCAAGCGCCGCGACCACCGCAAGCTCGGCCGCGAGCTCGGGCTGTTCTATTTCTCCGAGGATGTTGGGCCTGGCCTGCCGCTGTTCACGCCCAAGGGCGAGATGCTGCGCCACACCATGGAGAGCTATGTGCGCGAAACGCAGACGCGCTACGGCTACCAGCATATCTGGACCGGGCATATGGTCAAAGAGAGCCTGTACCATAAGTCGGGCCACTTCGAGAATTATTCCGACGTCATGTTCCCGCCCATGCAGGACGAAGGCGTGGTCTACCGGCTCAAGCCCATGAACTGCCCGAGCCACATGACCCTGTTCAAAGAGATGGGCCTGCACTCGTACCGCGAGCTGCCGCTGCGCTTCGCCGAGTTCGCCACATTATACCGCTACGAGCCGACCGGCACGCTCAGCGGGCTCACGCGCGTGCGCTCGCTCACGCAGGACGACTGCCACATTTTCTGCACGCCCGACCAGATCCAGGCAGAGTTCAGCCGCTGCCTGGATCTGATCCGCGAGGTGCTGGCGGCCTACCAGATGAACGACTACCGCGTGCAGTTGTCGTTGCCAGCCGCCGAGGGCAAGTTTGTGCGCGACGACGAGAAATGGTCGATGGCGATCAGCGCGCTCAAGCAGGCGCTCGACAGCAACGGCGTGGCCTACGAGGCGGTCGAGGGCGAGGCCGCGTTCTACGGCCCTAAAGCCGATTTCATGGCCAAAGATGCGCTCGGCCGCGAGTGGCAGCTCAGCACAATCCAGATCGATTTCATCCAGCCGGCGCGCCTGGGTATCGAGTATATCGGCGAAGACAGCCAGCCGCATACGCCGGTGCTGATCCACCGCGCGGTCACAGGCTCGACCGAGCGGTTTATGGGGGTGATCATCGAACACTTTGCCGGCGCATTCCCGGCCTGGCTGGCGCCGGTACAGGCCCAGATCATCCCGATCTCCGACGAGAAGCACGGCGCGTACGGTCGCGAACTGAAGCAGCGGCTCGAGGCCGCCGGCCTGCGCGTCGAGCTCGACGAAAGCAAGGATCGCATGCAGGCCAAGATCCGGCGCGCGCAGTTGCTAAAGGTGCCCTACATGCTCGTTGTCGGCGGCAAAGAGCAAGAGGCCGGCGCGGTGGCGGTGCGCCTGCGCAGCGGCGAGGATCTCGGCGCCATGCCGCTCGATACATTCATCGAGCGTGCCAGGGCCGACATAGCCGCTAAGATCTAG
- a CDS encoding TIGR00730 family Rossman fold protein gives MSRKDLRLAQLQRRHLHRSLNRAVLSGKPTEDERLLASPRANTELFTSSDPWRVFRIMGEFVEGFDALVGIGEAVTIFGSARIKEGDPMYQAAEETAQLLGEAGFTIITGGGPGVMEAGNRGARMAGVKSVGLNIELPFEQGVNPYVDIAVEFRYFFVRKTMFVKYAQAFVIFPGGYGTMDELFEALTLIQTGKVQDFPVILFGSAYWRGLIDWLRDTMLAGGKIAQPDLNLLVLCDSPAEVRDMIVRSVHEQRWRSEYEAAARDVTRQVLSEEE, from the coding sequence ATGTCGAGAAAAGACCTGCGACTAGCCCAGTTGCAGCGGCGGCACCTGCACCGCTCGCTCAACCGCGCGGTGCTCAGCGGCAAGCCCACCGAAGATGAGCGGCTGCTGGCTAGCCCGCGCGCAAACACCGAGCTGTTCACCAGCAGCGACCCGTGGCGGGTGTTCCGGATCATGGGCGAGTTCGTCGAAGGCTTCGACGCGCTGGTCGGCATCGGCGAGGCCGTGACGATCTTCGGCTCGGCGCGGATCAAAGAGGGCGACCCGATGTACCAGGCAGCCGAAGAGACCGCGCAGCTGCTGGGCGAGGCCGGCTTTACGATCATCACCGGGGGCGGGCCAGGCGTGATGGAGGCCGGTAACCGCGGCGCGCGCATGGCCGGGGTTAAGTCGGTGGGCCTGAATATCGAGCTGCCATTCGAGCAAGGCGTGAACCCCTACGTCGACATTGCGGTTGAGTTTCGCTACTTCTTCGTGCGCAAGACGATGTTCGTCAAATATGCGCAGGCGTTTGTGATCTTTCCCGGCGGCTACGGCACCATGGACGAGCTGTTTGAGGCGCTCACGCTGATCCAGACCGGCAAAGTGCAAGATTTCCCGGTGATCCTGTTTGGCTCGGCCTACTGGCGCGGCCTGATCGACTGGCTGCGCGACACGATGCTGGCGGGCGGCAAGATCGCCCAGCCCGATCTGAACCTGCTGGTGCTGTGCGACTCGCCGGCTGAGGTGCGCGACATGATCGTGCGCTCGGTACACGAGCAGCGCTGGCGCAGCGAGTACGAGGCCGCCGCGCGCGATGTGACCCGCCAGGTGCTGAGCGAGGAAGAGTAG
- a CDS encoding VOC family protein, producing the protein MVGIIVSDMAAALAFYRLLGLAIPAGAEAEGHVEVITPNGYRIAWDSEETIRSFNPEWQAPTGQRIGLAFKCTSPAEVDALYQQVVAAGYAGHAPPWDAFWGQRYAQVADPDGSVIDLFAPLG; encoded by the coding sequence ATGGTCGGCATTATCGTGAGCGATATGGCCGCAGCGCTCGCATTCTACCGTCTGCTCGGCCTGGCGATCCCCGCTGGTGCCGAGGCCGAGGGGCACGTCGAGGTGATCACGCCCAACGGCTACCGGATCGCCTGGGACAGCGAGGAGACCATCCGCAGCTTCAACCCCGAGTGGCAGGCGCCCACCGGCCAGCGCATCGGCCTGGCCTTCAAGTGTACCAGCCCGGCCGAGGTCGACGCGCTCTACCAGCAGGTCGTCGCAGCTGGCTATGCCGGCCACGCGCCGCCCTGGGATGCGTTCTGGGGCCAGCGCTACGCCCAGGTGGCCGACCCCGACGGCAGCGTGATCGATCTGTTCGCGCCGCTCGGCTGA
- a CDS encoding TIM barrel protein, which yields MTPLKQSFAWWCFAGKGLAPEQLVRTAAAIGYAAAELVPPEHWQLVADHGLALASFAGHASIEAGLNRREHHQRIERELLANIRLAERWRIPNLICFSGNRAGLSDDSGAEITAEGLRRVAPAAEAAGVTLVLELLNSKVDHPDYQCDHTAWGLRVCELAGSPRVKLLYDVYHMQVMEGDIIRTIDRHYALFGHYHLAGNPGRWQIDSTQELYYPAIVRAIARTGYAGYIGHEFVPRGDPAAELSAAFQICAA from the coding sequence ATGACGCCGCTCAAACAATCGTTCGCCTGGTGGTGCTTCGCGGGCAAGGGCCTGGCGCCCGAGCAGCTCGTGCGCACCGCCGCCGCGATCGGCTACGCCGCCGCCGAGCTGGTGCCGCCCGAGCATTGGCAGCTGGTGGCCGACCACGGCCTGGCGCTGGCGTCGTTCGCCGGGCACGCCTCGATCGAAGCGGGCCTGAATCGCCGCGAGCACCACCAGCGGATCGAGCGCGAGCTGCTGGCGAACATCCGGCTGGCCGAGCGCTGGCGCATCCCGAACCTGATCTGCTTCAGCGGCAACCGCGCCGGCCTGAGCGACGACTCCGGCGCCGAGATCACCGCCGAGGGGCTGCGGCGCGTCGCCCCCGCTGCCGAGGCCGCCGGCGTGACGCTGGTGCTCGAACTGCTGAACAGTAAGGTCGATCACCCCGACTATCAGTGCGACCATACCGCGTGGGGCCTGCGCGTGTGCGAGCTGGCCGGCTCGCCGCGCGTCAAGCTGCTGTATGATGTCTATCACATGCAGGTGATGGAAGGTGATATTATACGCACGATCGATCGCCACTATGCGCTGTTCGGCCACTACCACCTGGCTGGTAACCCTGGCCGCTGGCAGATCGACTCGACTCAGGAGCTATATTACCCGGCGATCGTTCGCGCGATTGCGCGCACCGGCTATGCCGGTTATATCGGGCACGAGTTCGTGCCGCGCGGCGACCCGGCCGCCGAGCTGAGCGCCGCCTTCCAGATCTGTGCGGCATAA
- a CDS encoding YtxH domain-containing protein, with product MGRFLLGFAVGAAIGAASVILTTPRSGAASRQGLRATLDDTRQGLRGLLSDTVAVARQASSAREQELWSDFRTRLASKATTPDRARF from the coding sequence ATGGGCCGTTTTCTGCTTGGGTTTGCGGTTGGCGCGGCGATCGGGGCCGCCTCGGTCATCCTTACCACGCCGCGTTCAGGCGCCGCCTCGCGCCAGGGCCTGCGCGCCACGCTCGATGATACGCGCCAGGGCCTGCGCGGGCTGCTCAGCGATACCGTTGCGGTGGCACGCCAGGCGAGTAGCGCCCGCGAGCAAGAGCTGTGGAGCGATTTCCGCACCCGGCTCGCCAGCAAGGCCACCACCCCCGACCGCGCGCGGTTCTGA
- a CDS encoding tetratricopeptide repeat protein: MTALNSTGIHNPANLRQHLSPELYGLLEAGVPLPPAVVQAEVARLRAEVAAIATYIPSALVREQLAAPTPGRICGAYWNGSVLFADLSGFTALSGTLSALGKQGAEEVSAIINALFGALVDEIHRYRGGLLKFGGDALTAFFDAAVLDDDHARLASRAALAMQERMRDFAALQTRAGTFQLRLRIGVHSGRVFAAEVGDAEHIELVVTGRNINRVALAQEIAEPGEVVISSQTRDLLPDARVEPRQSRFFLLSQMPNVQPPPPFSRWGRGLGRSDMAELWSLGRQIDALRPYLPRGLPRRFIAADGESDAGEFRPVSVLFVHFYPFTAVLDMMGDQGDLAVRALNAYYRRAQEVVHRYGGIVNKVDMYTYGDKLMALFGAPAANEDDPLRAVRAALDLHEMLTEANQAVYDILHPEVGRLIEIDRQFFKQRIGINTGVVFAGKVGSAQRHEYTVMGQHVNLAARLMSAAEAHTVIVSPSTRRAVERNIELRELPAVKLKGIAEPVPVAQAMRPFGVSQDARRSVARPALVGREPEIALLLAEAHTALTHGQGRVIALAGEAGVGKTRLIEEALQQMVLRSSEAGGIVPFFPYSVEAQSYDQNTAYAVVRELLVQLFNLNLAKTPAQQIALVHGRVNQLVPELARFTPLLGDLLGAEFEETPLTAALSPQQRHDRTHELFEALLLAEARANPIVLIVDDLHWADASSIELLARLAGHAALAPLLLVLGYRLDPPIAEPWRAQPNCTAIAIRELQPESCAALVRELLRGEPPPELTTLIERTQGNPFFIEEVVRGMVESGALARDQAGWRLARPFDETSLPDSIEGVITARLDRLDDHNREVLQIGAVIGRRFLYPVLSGVINRTSGLPDRLRTLADAELIVPEELERDLAYLFRHALTRDVAYEAILYARRRDLHRRVARRIEALNPDRLDDQLALLARHYLLAEEWQPAFDYHLRAGRQAQARFANREAITLYERALQIGAQLAEHSAQAPTLAPSLQSASVELNERLGFVLALIGEYDSALEHYQAALDLLRVPGSQVGGVVRLHHHIARVYEKRADFETAFDWVERALKLAGDEQGPELVRCMLLGAGLHRRQGRYQQALEWSERALRLSQALGSQRDQAHAMMLLAGTYRNMGDNTRAMELLGRCLPIYEQIQDLLGLADVHNDLANTYYELGQLAQARGHYEAGYEIKQAIGDIYGQAMIANNLGDLLKLQGQLDEAIVQFERSLRIFEQLGSLYATGVLHMNLGSTYLQRDDLERAEASLRRSAELFNQAGAEDFLPELERYLAELHLRRGDLPKARLACELALTNAARLEARAEEGVARRTLAQILVLDGDLAGAWDELERGLAILREAANVHETAKTLVALAALAPALGRRPAGQAALAEALPALREVGAQRDLDSARALARQHGYTLA, translated from the coding sequence GTGACTGCGCTCAACAGCACTGGTATACATAACCCGGCCAACCTGCGTCAGCATCTTAGCCCCGAGCTGTACGGGCTGCTCGAGGCCGGCGTGCCGCTGCCGCCAGCGGTTGTGCAGGCCGAGGTTGCGCGCCTACGCGCCGAGGTCGCCGCAATCGCCACCTACATCCCCTCGGCGCTGGTGCGCGAGCAGCTGGCCGCGCCTACCCCTGGCCGCATCTGCGGCGCCTATTGGAATGGCTCGGTGCTGTTCGCCGATCTGTCGGGCTTTACCGCGCTCTCGGGCACGCTTAGCGCGCTCGGCAAGCAGGGCGCCGAAGAGGTTTCGGCGATCATCAACGCCCTGTTCGGCGCGCTGGTCGACGAGATCCATCGCTACCGCGGCGGCTTGCTCAAATTCGGCGGCGATGCGCTCACCGCGTTCTTCGATGCGGCGGTGCTCGACGACGACCACGCCCGGCTGGCCAGCCGCGCCGCCCTGGCGATGCAGGAGCGCATGCGCGACTTTGCCGCACTCCAGACGCGCGCCGGCACCTTTCAGCTGCGCCTGCGCATCGGCGTGCATAGCGGGCGCGTGTTCGCGGCCGAGGTCGGCGACGCCGAGCATATCGAGCTGGTGGTCACCGGCCGCAATATCAACCGCGTGGCGCTGGCCCAGGAGATCGCCGAGCCTGGCGAGGTGGTGATTTCGAGCCAGACGCGCGATCTGCTGCCCGATGCGCGTGTCGAGCCGCGCCAATCTCGCTTCTTTCTGCTCAGCCAGATGCCCAATGTCCAGCCGCCGCCGCCGTTCAGCCGCTGGGGCCGTGGCCTGGGCCGCAGCGATATGGCCGAGCTGTGGTCGCTCGGCCGCCAGATCGACGCGCTACGCCCATACCTGCCGCGCGGCTTGCCGCGCCGCTTCATCGCGGCCGATGGCGAGAGCGATGCCGGCGAGTTCCGGCCGGTGTCGGTGCTGTTTGTACATTTCTACCCCTTCACTGCCGTGCTCGACATGATGGGCGACCAGGGCGATCTGGCAGTGCGCGCGCTGAACGCGTACTACCGCCGCGCCCAGGAGGTCGTGCATCGCTACGGCGGGATCGTCAATAAGGTCGATATGTACACCTACGGCGACAAGCTCATGGCCCTGTTTGGTGCGCCGGCCGCAAACGAGGACGATCCACTGCGCGCGGTGCGGGCCGCACTCGATCTGCACGAGATGCTGACCGAGGCCAACCAGGCCGTGTACGACATCCTGCACCCCGAGGTCGGCCGGCTGATCGAGATCGACCGCCAGTTCTTCAAGCAGCGCATCGGCATCAACACCGGCGTGGTGTTCGCCGGTAAGGTCGGCTCGGCTCAGCGCCACGAATATACCGTGATGGGCCAGCACGTCAACCTGGCCGCGCGGCTTATGTCGGCTGCCGAAGCACACACGGTGATCGTCTCACCCAGCACGCGCCGCGCAGTCGAGCGTAATATCGAGCTGCGCGAGCTGCCGGCGGTCAAGCTCAAGGGTATCGCCGAGCCGGTGCCGGTCGCCCAGGCCATGCGCCCATTCGGCGTCTCGCAAGATGCCCGCCGCAGCGTGGCCCGCCCGGCGCTGGTCGGCCGCGAGCCTGAGATTGCGCTGCTGCTGGCCGAGGCGCACACCGCGCTTACCCACGGCCAGGGCCGCGTGATCGCACTCGCCGGCGAGGCCGGTGTGGGCAAAACCCGCCTGATCGAAGAGGCGCTACAGCAGATGGTGCTGCGCTCGAGCGAGGCCGGCGGGATCGTACCATTCTTCCCATATAGTGTCGAAGCCCAGAGCTACGACCAGAACACAGCCTACGCGGTGGTACGCGAGCTACTGGTGCAGCTCTTCAACCTGAACCTGGCCAAGACGCCCGCCCAGCAGATCGCACTCGTACACGGGCGCGTCAACCAGCTGGTACCTGAGCTGGCGCGTTTCACCCCACTGCTCGGCGACCTGCTGGGTGCCGAGTTCGAAGAGACCCCGCTCACCGCTGCGCTGTCGCCCCAGCAGCGCCACGACCGCACCCACGAGCTGTTCGAGGCGCTGCTGCTGGCCGAGGCACGCGCCAACCCGATCGTGCTGATCGTCGACGACCTGCATTGGGCCGATGCGTCGTCGATCGAGCTGCTGGCGCGCCTGGCCGGCCACGCCGCCCTGGCGCCACTGCTGCTGGTGCTGGGCTACCGGCTCGACCCGCCGATCGCCGAGCCGTGGCGCGCCCAGCCCAACTGCACCGCAATCGCCATTCGCGAGCTACAGCCCGAAAGCTGCGCCGCCCTCGTGCGCGAGCTGCTGCGCGGCGAGCCGCCGCCTGAGCTGACCACGCTGATCGAGCGCACGCAGGGCAACCCGTTCTTTATCGAAGAGGTCGTGCGCGGCATGGTCGAGTCGGGCGCACTCGCGCGCGACCAGGCCGGCTGGCGCCTGGCCCGCCCTTTCGACGAAACCAGCCTGCCCGATAGTATCGAGGGTGTAATTACCGCGCGCCTCGATCGCCTCGACGACCACAACCGCGAGGTGCTCCAGATCGGTGCGGTGATCGGCCGGCGCTTCCTGTACCCGGTGCTCTCGGGGGTGATCAACCGCACCAGCGGGCTACCCGATCGCTTGCGCACGCTGGCCGATGCCGAGCTGATCGTGCCCGAGGAGCTTGAGCGCGATCTGGCCTACCTGTTCCGCCACGCCCTGACCCGCGATGTCGCCTACGAGGCGATCTTGTACGCGCGCCGGCGCGACCTGCACCGCCGCGTGGCACGCAGGATCGAAGCGCTGAACCCCGACCGGCTCGACGACCAGTTAGCCCTGCTGGCGCGCCACTACCTGCTGGCCGAAGAATGGCAGCCGGCCTTCGATTACCACCTGCGCGCCGGCCGCCAGGCCCAGGCACGCTTTGCCAACCGCGAGGCGATCACACTATACGAGCGCGCACTCCAGATCGGTGCGCAACTTGCCGAGCATAGCGCACAGGCCCCCACCTTGGCCCCCAGCCTGCAATCTGCCAGCGTAGAGCTGAACGAGCGGCTTGGCTTCGTGCTCGCGCTGATCGGCGAGTACGACAGCGCGCTCGAGCACTATCAGGCCGCGCTCGATCTACTGCGCGTGCCTGGCAGCCAGGTTGGCGGCGTAGTGCGGCTGCATCACCATATCGCGCGGGTGTACGAGAAGCGGGCCGACTTCGAAACCGCCTTCGACTGGGTCGAGCGCGCGCTCAAGCTTGCCGGCGACGAGCAAGGCCCCGAGCTAGTGCGCTGCATGCTGCTCGGCGCCGGGCTACACCGCCGCCAGGGCCGCTACCAGCAGGCGCTCGAGTGGAGCGAGCGCGCGCTCAGGCTGTCGCAGGCGCTCGGCAGCCAGCGCGATCAGGCCCACGCCATGATGCTGCTGGCCGGCACCTACCGCAATATGGGCGACAACACACGCGCCATGGAGCTGCTCGGGCGCTGCCTGCCGATCTACGAGCAGATCCAGGACCTGCTGGGCCTCGCCGATGTGCATAACGACCTGGCCAACACCTACTACGAGCTGGGCCAGCTCGCGCAGGCGCGCGGGCACTACGAGGCCGGCTACGAGATCAAGCAGGCGATCGGCGATATCTACGGCCAGGCCATGATCGCAAATAACCTGGGCGACTTGCTCAAGCTGCAGGGCCAGCTCGACGAGGCGATCGTGCAGTTCGAGCGCAGCCTGCGTATCTTCGAACAGCTCGGCTCACTGTATGCCACCGGCGTGCTGCATATGAACCTGGGTTCGACCTACCTCCAGCGCGACGACCTGGAGCGCGCCGAGGCCAGCCTGCGGCGCAGTGCCGAGCTCTTCAACCAGGCCGGCGCCGAGGATTTCTTGCCCGAGCTCGAGCGCTACCTGGCCGAGCTGCACTTGCGGCGCGGCGACCTGCCCAAGGCGCGGCTGGCTTGCGAGCTGGCCCTGACCAACGCCGCCCGGCTCGAGGCCCGCGCCGAAGAAGGTGTGGCCCGCCGTACCCTGGCCCAGATTCTGGTGCTCGACGGCGACCTGGCCGGCGCCTGGGACGAGCTCGAGCGCGGCCTGGCGATCTTGCGTGAGGCTGCCAATGTTCACGAAACGGCCAAGACGCTGGTGGCGCTGGCGGCACTCGCACCGGCGCTGGGCCGGCGCCCGGCAGGCCAGGCCGCGCTGGCCGAGGCGCTGCCGGCGCTGCGCGAGGTTGGTGCCCAGCGCGATCTCGATTCGGCCCGCGCGTTGGCCCGCCAGCACGGCTACACGCTCGCATGA
- a CDS encoding DUF4013 domain-containing protein — MDIGKAFSFVFEDEEWVSKVLIGGLISLIPLVGQLAVLGYALKVAQNVAQGAPRPLPRWSEFGEHLVRGLYDLAIRLVYSLPLLVIVLVFACIATVGGGAAANRRNEEQIGALFGALGLCLFPLMFVLGLAITLVTLAALTRYVATNNLSQALKVGEVIGLVRKSLGTWLILLVVSILAGLVGGLGAIACGVGALFTSFYGQCVIGHALGQTAVQQGMATPAAAPYNYGPPPTYQ; from the coding sequence TTGGACATCGGAAAAGCATTCAGCTTCGTGTTCGAAGACGAAGAGTGGGTCAGCAAGGTTCTGATCGGCGGTCTGATCTCGCTGATCCCGCTGGTCGGCCAGCTCGCTGTGCTGGGGTACGCGCTCAAGGTGGCGCAGAATGTCGCCCAGGGCGCGCCGCGGCCGTTACCACGCTGGAGTGAGTTCGGCGAGCATCTGGTGCGCGGGCTCTACGACCTGGCGATCCGGCTGGTCTACTCGCTGCCACTCCTGGTGATCGTGCTGGTGTTCGCCTGCATCGCCACGGTTGGCGGCGGGGCAGCCGCGAATCGGCGCAACGAAGAGCAGATCGGCGCACTGTTCGGCGCGCTCGGGCTGTGCCTGTTCCCGCTGATGTTCGTGCTCGGCCTGGCGATCACGCTGGTGACGCTCGCGGCGCTCACGCGCTATGTGGCCACCAATAACCTCAGCCAGGCGCTCAAGGTCGGCGAGGTGATCGGGCTGGTGCGCAAGAGCCTTGGCACCTGGCTCATCCTGCTGGTTGTCTCGATCTTGGCCGGTCTGGTCGGTGGCCTGGGGGCAATCGCTTGTGGCGTCGGCGCGCTGTTCACGTCGTTCTACGGCCAGTGCGTGATCGGCCACGCGCTCGGCCAGACTGCTGTGCAGCAGGGGATGGCTACGCCGGCCGCCGCGCCGTATAACTACGGCCCGCCGCCGACCTATCAGTAA